One region of Aeromicrobium sp. Sec7.5 genomic DNA includes:
- a CDS encoding MBL fold metallo-hydrolase, with product MTQDITQGPVEVAVAVSDVATVVRADNAGMMTLDGTNTWVLRAPGASRSVVVDPGPDDAAHLDAVLEAAGEVAVVLYTHWHGDHTDAIDTMLARTGAPARARDAAWCRDAGTLADGEVVEVDGLRVEVVHTPGHTGDSICLLVEADGALLTGDTILGRGTTIIAHPDGALGPYLTSLDRIGEVVSSGRATQFYPAHGPVLPDANGVVDFYRTHRLERLDQVRAAVADGAVTAREVVERVYAEVDESLWPAAERSVEAQLEYLRGEA from the coding sequence ATGACGCAGGACATCACGCAGGGTCCGGTCGAGGTCGCCGTGGCGGTCAGCGACGTCGCGACCGTGGTGCGCGCCGACAACGCCGGCATGATGACGCTCGACGGCACCAACACGTGGGTCCTGCGTGCACCGGGCGCTTCGCGCAGCGTCGTCGTGGACCCGGGTCCGGACGACGCCGCCCACCTCGACGCCGTGCTGGAGGCTGCCGGCGAGGTCGCGGTCGTGCTCTACACGCACTGGCACGGCGACCACACCGACGCGATCGACACGATGCTCGCCCGCACCGGCGCACCGGCCCGCGCCCGCGACGCGGCGTGGTGCCGCGATGCCGGGACGCTGGCCGACGGTGAGGTCGTCGAGGTCGACGGCCTGCGCGTCGAGGTCGTGCACACGCCGGGTCACACCGGCGACTCGATCTGCCTGCTCGTGGAGGCCGATGGCGCGCTGCTCACCGGCGACACGATCCTGGGGCGTGGCACCACGATCATCGCCCATCCGGACGGCGCGCTCGGGCCGTACCTGACCTCGCTCGACCGCATCGGCGAGGTGGTCTCGTCCGGTCGGGCCACGCAGTTCTACCCCGCCCACGGACCGGTCCTGCCGGACGCGAACGGCGTCGTCGACTTCTACCGCACCCACCGGCTCGAGCGCCTCGACCAGGTGCGGGCCGCGGTCGCCGACGGCGCCGTCACGGCCCGGGAGGTCGTGGAGCGCGTCTACGCCGAGGTCGACGAGTCCCTCTGGCCCGCCGCCGAGCGTTCCGTCGAGGCCCAGCTCGAGTACCTGCGCGGCGAGGCCTAG
- a CDS encoding Crp/Fnr family transcriptional regulator, producing the protein MSEEVLRQAPLFAGLGEEAAATLEASMTAVSLRRGEVLFNEGDDGDQLYIVTDGKIKLGRTSPDGRENLLAILGPGQMFGELSFFDPGPRSATATAVTDVDMRSLGHEALSPVLESHPGVANALLHQLAGRLRRTNEVVGDLVFSDVPGRVAKALLDLASRFGRGADDGVHVNHDLTQEELAQLVGASRETVNKALADFASRGWLRLEPRSVIILDLDRLQRRAR; encoded by the coding sequence GTGTCCGAGGAAGTGCTCCGCCAGGCCCCCCTCTTCGCCGGTCTCGGCGAAGAAGCGGCGGCGACGCTCGAGGCGTCGATGACGGCGGTGAGCCTGCGGCGCGGTGAGGTCCTCTTCAACGAGGGTGACGACGGCGACCAGCTCTACATCGTCACCGACGGCAAGATCAAGCTCGGGCGCACGTCGCCCGACGGTCGCGAGAACCTGCTCGCGATCCTGGGTCCCGGTCAGATGTTCGGCGAGCTGTCGTTCTTCGATCCCGGGCCCCGCTCCGCCACGGCCACGGCCGTGACCGACGTCGACATGCGCAGCCTCGGCCACGAGGCCCTGAGCCCCGTGCTCGAGTCGCACCCGGGTGTCGCCAACGCGCTGCTGCACCAGCTGGCCGGCCGCCTGCGCCGCACCAACGAGGTCGTCGGTGACCTGGTGTTCTCCGACGTGCCGGGCCGTGTCGCCAAGGCGCTGCTCGACCTCGCGAGCCGCTTCGGTCGCGGCGCCGACGACGGCGTCCACGTCAACCACGACCTCACCCAGGAGGAGCTTGCGCAGCTCGTGGGCGCCTCCCGCGAGACGGTCAACAAGGCGCTGGCCGACTTCGCCTCGCGCGGGTGGCTGCGGCTCGAGCCGCGCTCGGTCATCATCCTCGACCTCGACCGCCTGCAGCGCCGCGCGCGCTGA
- the nth gene encoding endonuclease III, which produces MSRTALVRRARRTHRVLAEAYPDARCELDFRSPFELLVATVLSAQTTDRRVNAVTPLLFERWPDATAMAGADRAEVEQIVRPTGFFRAKSGHVLSLSAAIVERFDGEVPARMADLVTLPGVGRKTANVVLGNAFEVPGLPVDTHVLRLVERLGWADAHTVGDPVRTEHAVGALFPRRDWTMLSHRLIWHGRRRCHARTPACGACPVARWCPSYGLGPTDPALAEALVTTQGRA; this is translated from the coding sequence ATCTCCCGCACGGCCCTGGTGCGCCGCGCCCGGCGCACGCACCGCGTGCTCGCCGAGGCGTATCCGGATGCGCGGTGCGAGCTCGACTTCCGCAGTCCGTTCGAGCTGCTCGTCGCCACGGTGCTGTCGGCGCAGACCACCGACCGCCGGGTCAACGCGGTCACGCCACTGCTCTTCGAGCGCTGGCCGGACGCCACCGCGATGGCGGGCGCCGATCGGGCCGAGGTCGAACAGATCGTCCGGCCCACGGGGTTCTTCCGGGCCAAGTCGGGCCACGTGCTGAGTCTCTCGGCGGCGATCGTGGAGCGGTTCGACGGTGAGGTCCCGGCCCGCATGGCCGACCTCGTCACGCTCCCCGGGGTGGGCCGCAAGACCGCCAACGTGGTGCTCGGCAACGCCTTCGAGGTGCCGGGTCTTCCGGTCGACACCCACGTGCTGCGACTCGTCGAACGACTCGGATGGGCCGACGCGCACACCGTCGGCGACCCGGTCCGCACCGAGCACGCCGTGGGAGCGCTGTTCCCGCGCCGTGACTGGACCATGCTGAGCCACCGCCTGATCTGGCACGGTCGCCGCCGCTGCCACGCCCGCACACCGGCCTGTGGTGCCTGCCCGGTGGCCCGCTGGTGCCCGTCCTACGGACTCGGTCCCACCGATCCCGCGCTCGCCGAGGCGCTCGTCACGACGCAGGGGCGCGCATGA
- a CDS encoding TlpA family protein disulfide reductase, whose translation MRRLTAWAVLAVLVLAACAPDRAADQATDGAPIGADVVTAAQDAGIDPCPGRSSGAATDSPFSDVELVCVSTGKPVDLAAFDGPVVVNVWAHWCEPCREELPLLVRAAEEYAGRVTFVGIVFADEDPASAIDLARSTGVTYPQVADPSSSLRVPLSLRGLPTTTFLVDGQVVGSQLTPYDDYGVLVADIAEHLEVEQ comes from the coding sequence ATGAGGCGCCTCACGGCCTGGGCGGTGCTCGCCGTGCTCGTGCTCGCCGCGTGCGCGCCCGACCGGGCCGCGGACCAAGCCACGGACGGCGCGCCCATCGGGGCCGACGTCGTCACGGCCGCGCAGGACGCCGGCATCGACCCGTGCCCCGGGCGGTCCTCGGGCGCCGCGACCGACTCGCCGTTCTCCGACGTCGAGCTCGTCTGCGTCTCGACGGGGAAGCCCGTCGATCTCGCGGCCTTCGACGGTCCGGTCGTCGTCAACGTCTGGGCCCACTGGTGCGAGCCGTGCCGCGAGGAGCTCCCGCTGCTGGTGCGGGCCGCGGAGGAGTACGCCGGCCGCGTCACGTTCGTCGGCATCGTGTTCGCCGACGAGGACCCGGCGTCGGCGATCGACCTGGCGCGGTCCACCGGGGTCACCTATCCCCAGGTCGCCGATCCGTCGAGCTCGCTGCGCGTGCCCCTGTCGCTGCGGGGGCTCCCCACCACGACGTTCCTGGTCGACGGGCAGGTCGTCGGCTCCCAGCTGACGCCGTACGACGACTACGGTGTGCTCGTCGCCGACATCGCGGAGCACCTGGAGGTGGAGCAGTGA
- a CDS encoding NUDIX hydrolase: MNQRAPLPPVPPSVPEWLRPLADIAGSVQPERLSPRFPHPPADARPAAVLLLFSDGERGPEILLTERATTLRQHAGQVSFPGGRVDPGDGVGNEGFIAAALREAQEEVGLDPAGVDVFGTLPTLWLPPSNFAVAPVLAYWREPQMLQPVSVAEVRTVLHQPIDELLDPDRRFTVIHPMGWRGPAFDVGTPVPLWGFTAGIVSRLFEVVGWERPWDASVERELPTPS; the protein is encoded by the coding sequence GTGAACCAGCGCGCACCCCTGCCCCCGGTGCCTCCCTCGGTGCCGGAGTGGCTGCGTCCGCTGGCCGACATCGCCGGGTCGGTCCAGCCCGAGCGCCTGTCGCCCCGATTTCCCCACCCGCCGGCCGACGCGCGGCCGGCCGCGGTCCTGCTGCTGTTCTCCGACGGCGAGCGTGGGCCGGAGATCCTGCTGACCGAGCGGGCCACGACCCTGCGGCAGCACGCGGGTCAGGTCTCGTTCCCCGGTGGTCGGGTCGACCCCGGCGACGGGGTCGGCAACGAGGGCTTCATCGCCGCGGCGCTGCGTGAGGCGCAGGAGGAGGTCGGGCTCGACCCGGCGGGGGTCGACGTGTTCGGGACCCTGCCGACGCTGTGGCTCCCGCCGAGCAACTTCGCGGTGGCCCCGGTGCTGGCCTACTGGCGGGAGCCGCAGATGCTGCAGCCGGTGTCGGTCGCCGAGGTCCGCACGGTGCTCCACCAGCCCATCGACGAGCTGCTGGACCCCGACCGCCGGTTCACCGTGATCCACCCGATGGGCTGGCGCGGTCCGGCGTTCGACGTCGGCACGCCGGTGCCGCTCTGGGGCTTCACGGCCGGGATCGTGTCGCGCCTGTTCGAGGTCGTCGGGTGGGAGCGTCCGTGGGACGCCTCCGTCGAGCGCGAGCTCCCCACCCCGTCATGA
- a CDS encoding MarP family serine protease produces the protein MNSLDLGILIIALAFAISGVVQGFLANLAATVGLLVGGLLAVLLVPLVISPAEPNLAASLTALGIVVAAAAGGQILGTVVGADLRRTVRSPRGRWVDAAGGGVLSVVSVLVVSWALGYAVSGTTVPYLSTAARESAILGTVDRAMPSQASGVLRAFSDVIDANLFPRYLDPFDSEDIVRVGPPDPATLQLPGVDQAAVSVVKILGEASCDRGIEGTGFVFAEDRVMTNAHVVAGVSRPDVVTTEGSFEATVVVFDPELDVAVLAVDLDLPALAFDTDGEAGQDAAVLGYPGNGPFDAQAARIRERIRLNSPDIYDGGQHVRESFSIRSLVRSGNSGGPLVSTEGQVLGVIFAASITDSNTGYALTAEQVADAAETGSSATASVDTGGCA, from the coding sequence ATGAACTCCCTCGACCTCGGCATCCTGATCATCGCCCTGGCCTTCGCGATCTCCGGTGTCGTGCAGGGGTTCCTGGCCAACCTCGCCGCCACGGTCGGGCTCCTGGTCGGCGGGCTCCTGGCGGTGCTGCTGGTGCCCCTCGTCATCTCGCCGGCCGAGCCGAACCTCGCCGCGTCGCTGACAGCGCTCGGCATCGTCGTCGCCGCCGCGGCCGGGGGCCAGATCCTCGGCACCGTCGTGGGTGCCGACCTGCGACGCACCGTGCGCTCGCCGCGGGGGCGGTGGGTCGACGCGGCCGGTGGGGGCGTCCTCAGCGTCGTCTCGGTGCTCGTCGTGTCCTGGGCGCTCGGCTACGCCGTCAGCGGCACGACGGTGCCGTACCTGTCGACCGCCGCCCGGGAGTCCGCGATCCTCGGCACGGTCGACCGTGCGATGCCCTCGCAGGCCAGCGGGGTCCTGCGGGCCTTCAGCGACGTCATCGACGCCAATCTGTTCCCGCGCTACCTCGACCCGTTCGACAGCGAGGACATCGTCCGGGTCGGACCGCCCGACCCGGCCACGCTCCAGCTGCCCGGTGTCGATCAGGCGGCCGTCTCGGTCGTGAAGATCCTGGGTGAGGCCTCCTGCGACCGCGGCATCGAGGGCACGGGTTTCGTGTTCGCCGAGGACCGGGTCATGACCAACGCCCACGTCGTCGCCGGGGTCTCGCGGCCCGACGTGGTCACGACCGAGGGCTCGTTCGAGGCGACGGTCGTCGTGTTCGATCCCGAGCTCGACGTCGCGGTGCTCGCGGTCGACCTCGACCTGCCCGCGCTGGCGTTCGACACCGACGGCGAGGCCGGTCAGGACGCCGCGGTGCTCGGCTATCCTGGCAACGGTCCGTTCGACGCGCAGGCGGCACGCATCCGCGAACGCATCCGGCTCAACAGCCCCGACATCTACGACGGGGGACAGCACGTGCGCGAGTCGTTCTCGATCCGCAGCCTCGTGCGCTCGGGCAACTCGGGCGGTCCGCTCGTGTCGACCGAGGGGCAGGTGCTCGGCGTGATCTTCGCGGCGTCGATCACCGACTCGAACACCGGCTACGCGCTCACGGCCGAGCAGGTCGCCGACGCCGCTGAGACCGGCAGCTCGGCCACCGCCTCGGTCGACACCGGCGGTTGTGCGTGA
- a CDS encoding phage holin family protein, translated as MAISVKSSSDAATDKVEEPTIGRLVADASRDLSSLVQHEVALAKAELRFSVKAGVLGSLLFIVAGFFGVLIVIMLSFAFAYFLTMTGLHPAWAFLIVAGTYTLLAALLVVFGINRIKKIRAPEATIETAKQIPAALKGQRSDLDPA; from the coding sequence ATGGCCATCAGCGTGAAGTCATCGTCCGACGCCGCGACCGACAAGGTCGAGGAGCCCACGATCGGCCGGCTCGTCGCCGACGCCAGCCGGGACCTGTCGTCCCTGGTGCAGCACGAGGTGGCCCTCGCCAAGGCCGAGCTGCGCTTCAGCGTGAAGGCCGGCGTGCTCGGATCGCTGCTCTTCATCGTCGCCGGATTCTTCGGCGTGCTGATCGTCATCATGCTGTCGTTCGCGTTCGCGTACTTCCTGACGATGACCGGCCTGCACCCCGCGTGGGCGTTCCTGATCGTGGCCGGCACCTACACGCTGCTCGCGGCGCTGCTGGTGGTGTTCGGCATCAACCGGATCAAGAAGATCCGCGCGCCCGAGGCCACGATCGAGACCGCGAAGCAGATCCCGGCGGCGCTCAAGGGCCAGCGGTCCGACCTCGACCCTGCCTGA
- the acs gene encoding acetate--CoA ligase: MTDETISNLAHEDRIFEPPADLAANANFTAATYEAAENDRLGFWGEQAARLTWDTPFTEVLDWSDPPFAKWFVGGKLNVAYNCVDRHVENGHGEKVAFHFVGEPGDTRTITYADLKDEVSQAANAIEELGIEAGDRVAIYLPMIPEAVIAMLACARVGAPHTVVFGGFSSDALASRVDDCGAKLVITSDGGYRRGNPSALKPAVDEALAKLGDASPVENVLVVKRTGQEVDWNDDLDVWWDDVVGEASTDHRFQSFDAEHPLYVMYTSGTTGKPKGILHTSGGYLTQAATTFHGTFDHKPETDVYWCTADVGWVTGHSYIVYGPTAEGATQVLYEGTPDTPHKGRWWEIIAEYGVTLFYTAPTAVRTFMKWGRQIPAEHDLSSLRILGSVGESINPEAYVWYRDNVGGGRTPIVDTWWQTETGAHMITPLPGVTNAKPGSAMIGFPGISIDVVDDAGEPVPNGGGGYLVVTEPWPAMLRTIWGDEERYKETYWSRFAKQGYYFAGDGAKKDDDGAIWLLGRVDDVMNVSGHRLSTTEIESALVSHPSVAEAAVVGATDDTTGQAVVAFVILRESAGEGGDTDDAITALRNHVAKEIGPIAKPRQIMVVPELPKTRSGKIMRRLLRDVAENREVGDSSTLADSSVMDLITQGLKTSSSDD, translated from the coding sequence GTGACCGACGAGACCATCAGCAACCTCGCCCACGAGGACCGCATCTTCGAGCCGCCGGCCGACCTGGCCGCGAACGCCAACTTCACCGCCGCCACCTACGAGGCCGCCGAGAACGACCGGCTCGGCTTCTGGGGCGAGCAGGCCGCACGCCTGACCTGGGACACCCCCTTCACCGAGGTGCTCGACTGGTCGGACCCGCCGTTCGCGAAGTGGTTCGTCGGCGGCAAGCTCAACGTCGCCTACAACTGCGTCGACCGGCACGTCGAGAACGGTCACGGCGAGAAGGTCGCGTTCCACTTCGTCGGCGAGCCCGGCGACACGCGCACCATCACGTACGCCGATCTCAAGGACGAGGTCAGCCAGGCGGCGAACGCGATCGAGGAGCTCGGCATCGAGGCCGGCGACCGCGTCGCGATCTACCTGCCCATGATCCCCGAGGCCGTCATCGCGATGCTGGCCTGCGCCCGCGTCGGCGCCCCGCACACCGTGGTGTTCGGCGGGTTCAGCTCCGACGCCCTCGCGTCCCGGGTCGACGACTGCGGCGCCAAGCTCGTCATCACCTCCGACGGTGGCTACCGCCGGGGCAACCCGTCGGCCCTCAAGCCCGCCGTCGACGAGGCGCTGGCGAAGCTCGGCGACGCGAGCCCGGTCGAGAACGTGCTCGTCGTCAAGCGCACGGGGCAGGAGGTCGACTGGAACGACGACCTCGACGTCTGGTGGGACGACGTCGTCGGCGAGGCCTCCACCGACCACCGGTTCCAGTCCTTCGACGCCGAGCACCCGCTCTACGTCATGTACACCTCCGGCACCACGGGCAAGCCCAAGGGCATCCTGCACACCTCGGGTGGCTACCTGACCCAGGCGGCGACGACGTTCCACGGCACGTTCGACCACAAGCCCGAGACCGACGTCTACTGGTGCACCGCCGACGTCGGCTGGGTCACCGGCCACTCCTACATCGTCTACGGGCCGACGGCTGAGGGCGCCACGCAGGTGCTCTACGAGGGCACGCCCGACACCCCGCACAAGGGCCGGTGGTGGGAGATCATCGCCGAGTACGGCGTCACGCTCTTCTACACGGCCCCCACTGCGGTCCGCACGTTCATGAAGTGGGGCCGCCAGATCCCCGCCGAGCACGACCTCAGCTCGCTGCGCATCCTCGGCTCGGTGGGTGAGTCGATCAACCCCGAGGCCTACGTCTGGTACCGCGACAACGTCGGCGGCGGGCGCACCCCGATCGTCGACACGTGGTGGCAGACCGAGACCGGCGCCCACATGATCACCCCGCTGCCGGGCGTCACGAACGCCAAGCCCGGATCGGCCATGATCGGCTTCCCCGGCATCAGCATCGACGTCGTCGACGACGCCGGCGAGCCCGTCCCGAACGGCGGCGGCGGCTACCTCGTGGTCACCGAGCCGTGGCCCGCGATGCTCCGCACGATCTGGGGCGATGAGGAACGGTACAAGGAGACGTACTGGTCGCGCTTCGCGAAGCAGGGCTACTACTTCGCCGGCGATGGCGCCAAGAAGGACGACGACGGCGCGATCTGGTTGCTGGGCCGCGTCGACGACGTCATGAACGTCTCGGGCCACCGCCTCTCGACGACCGAGATCGAGTCGGCCCTCGTGTCGCACCCCTCGGTCGCCGAGGCCGCCGTCGTCGGCGCCACCGACGACACCACCGGCCAGGCCGTCGTGGCGTTCGTGATCCTGCGCGAGTCGGCCGGCGAGGGCGGCGACACCGACGACGCCATCACCGCGCTACGCAACCACGTGGCCAAGGAGATCGGGCCCATCGCCAAGCCGCGCCAGATCATGGTCGTGCCCGAGCTGCCCAAGACCCGCTCGGGCAAGATCATGCGCCGCCTGCTCCGCGACGTCGCCGAGAACCGCGAGGTCGGCGACTCCAGCACCCTGGCCGACTCCTCGGTCATGGACCTCATCACCCAGGGCCTGAAGACGTCCAGCAGCGACGACTGA
- a CDS encoding ABC transporter ATP-binding protein produces the protein MTALDVRSLGFAYDAGVRVLHDVSLRVDAGQVVGLVGPNGSGKSTLIRAVFDLLAAQDGQITIDGVAHTTATAKERSLYLPSDDHLPQFLTGREYLDMIGALYRRGTGDAEGLFARFGMRGRLDDLIEDYSHGMRKKTQFVSALTMRRPLTVVDETLNGIDVESLRLCEKELSRLRADGGAVLLCTHDFALLERLADRVVFLDLGRVVADDTTSALLERHGSLASMVFAHLDAEDR, from the coding sequence ATGACCGCCCTCGACGTCCGGTCGTTGGGCTTCGCGTACGACGCCGGGGTGCGCGTGCTCCACGACGTGAGCCTGCGCGTCGACGCCGGTCAGGTCGTGGGACTCGTCGGGCCCAACGGGTCCGGCAAGTCCACGCTGATCCGCGCGGTCTTCGACCTCCTCGCCGCCCAGGACGGTCAGATCACGATCGACGGCGTCGCCCACACGACGGCGACGGCGAAGGAGCGGTCGCTGTACCTGCCGAGCGACGACCACCTCCCCCAGTTCCTCACCGGGCGCGAGTACCTCGACATGATCGGCGCGCTCTACCGGCGGGGAACGGGCGACGCCGAGGGCCTCTTCGCCCGGTTCGGGATGCGGGGTCGCCTCGACGACCTGATCGAGGACTACTCGCACGGAATGCGCAAGAAGACCCAGTTCGTCAGTGCGCTCACGATGCGCCGGCCGCTCACCGTCGTCGACGAGACCCTCAACGGGATCGACGTCGAGTCGTTGCGCCTCTGCGAGAAGGAGCTGTCCCGCCTGCGCGCCGACGGCGGGGCGGTGCTGCTGTGCACGCACGACTTCGCCCTGCTGGAACGACTCGCCGACCGCGTGGTGTTCCTCGACCTCGGCCGCGTCGTGGCCGACGACACCACGTCGGCCCTGCTCGAGCGCCACGGGTCGCTCGCCTCGATGGTCTTCGCCCATCTCGACGCCGAGGACCGGTGA
- a CDS encoding NADP-dependent isocitrate dehydrogenase yields MAEPTIIYTHTDEAPALATHSFLPFIEAYASTAGVQVETRDISLAGRIISQFPDHLEEGQRIDDALAELGELALRPEANIIKLPNISASVPQLKAAIAELQSQGYALPAYPEDPQTDEDKEIRARYGKVMGSAVNPVLREGNSDRRAPASVKSYAQKHPHRMGAWSADSKTTVATMGVRDFRDNEKSVVIDADDTLKIELVGDDGSVTVLKDSLPVIAGEVIDATYLDVAALREFLTAQIAQAKADGVLFSVHLKATMMKVSDPIIFGHVVRAFFPKTFAAFAGDLASAGLSPNDGLGGILAGLDKLPNGAEIKASFEAELAEGPELAMVNSDKGITNLHVPSDVIVDASMPAMIRTSGHMWGPDGDEADTLAVIPDSSYAGIYQVVVEDCKANGAYDPSTMGTVPNVGLMAQKAEEYGSHDKTFEIPTTGTVRVVNSAGDAILEHVVAQGDIWRACQTKDVPIRDWVKLAVTRARASGDPAVFWLDETRAHDANLIAKVNAYLPEHDTEGLDIRILSPEDATKLSVDRIRKGENTISVTGNVLRDYNTDLFPILELGTSAKMLSVVPLINGGGLFETGAGGSAPKHVQQLVEENYLRWDSLGEFLALAVSLEHLAQTTDNPRAQVLADTLDRATGTFLDEDRSPGRKLGTIDNRGSHFYLGLYWAQELAKQTEDTELAEAFGALAGSLAEQEQTIVDELLAVQGSPAEIGGYFRPDAELAAQVMRPSATLNEALATLG; encoded by the coding sequence GTGGCCGAGCCGACGATCATCTACACCCACACCGACGAGGCGCCCGCCCTGGCGACGCACTCGTTCCTTCCCTTCATCGAGGCGTACGCGTCCACCGCGGGCGTGCAGGTCGAGACCCGCGACATCTCGCTCGCCGGGCGTATCATCAGCCAGTTCCCCGACCACCTCGAGGAGGGGCAGCGCATCGACGACGCCCTCGCCGAGCTCGGTGAGCTGGCCCTGCGCCCCGAGGCCAACATCATCAAGCTCCCGAACATCTCGGCCTCCGTGCCGCAGCTCAAGGCGGCCATCGCCGAGCTGCAGAGCCAGGGCTACGCGCTGCCCGCGTACCCCGAGGACCCGCAGACCGACGAGGACAAGGAGATCCGCGCCCGCTACGGCAAGGTCATGGGCTCCGCGGTCAACCCGGTCCTGCGCGAGGGCAACTCCGACCGCCGCGCGCCCGCCTCGGTCAAGAGCTACGCCCAGAAGCACCCGCACCGCATGGGCGCCTGGTCGGCCGACTCCAAGACCACGGTCGCCACAATGGGCGTCCGCGACTTCCGCGACAACGAGAAGTCGGTCGTCATCGACGCCGACGACACCCTGAAGATCGAGCTCGTCGGCGACGACGGCTCGGTCACGGTGCTCAAGGACTCGCTGCCCGTCATCGCCGGTGAGGTCATCGACGCCACGTACCTCGACGTCGCCGCGCTGCGCGAGTTCCTGACCGCGCAGATCGCCCAGGCCAAGGCCGACGGCGTGCTGTTCTCGGTGCACCTCAAGGCCACCATGATGAAGGTCTCCGACCCGATCATCTTCGGCCACGTCGTGCGCGCGTTCTTCCCGAAGACGTTCGCCGCGTTCGCGGGTGACCTCGCGTCGGCGGGCCTCAGCCCCAACGACGGCCTCGGCGGCATCCTCGCGGGTCTCGACAAGCTGCCGAACGGCGCGGAGATCAAGGCCTCCTTCGAGGCCGAGCTGGCCGAGGGCCCCGAGCTCGCGATGGTCAACTCCGACAAGGGCATCACGAACCTGCACGTGCCGAGCGACGTCATCGTCGACGCGTCGATGCCGGCCATGATCCGCACGTCCGGCCACATGTGGGGCCCGGACGGCGACGAGGCCGACACCCTCGCGGTCATCCCCGACTCGAGCTACGCCGGCATCTACCAGGTCGTCGTCGAGGACTGCAAGGCCAACGGCGCCTACGACCCGTCGACGATGGGCACCGTCCCGAACGTCGGGCTCATGGCGCAGAAGGCCGAGGAGTACGGCAGCCACGACAAGACGTTCGAGATCCCGACCACCGGCACCGTCCGTGTCGTGAACTCGGCCGGTGACGCGATCCTCGAGCACGTCGTCGCCCAGGGTGACATCTGGCGCGCCTGCCAGACCAAGGACGTGCCGATCCGCGACTGGGTCAAGCTCGCCGTCACGCGTGCCCGCGCCTCCGGCGACCCGGCCGTGTTCTGGCTCGACGAGACGCGCGCCCATGACGCCAACCTGATCGCCAAGGTCAACGCGTACCTGCCGGAGCACGACACCGAGGGCCTCGACATCCGGATCCTCTCGCCGGAGGACGCCACGAAGCTGTCGGTCGACCGGATCCGCAAGGGCGAGAACACCATCTCGGTCACGGGCAACGTGCTGCGCGACTACAACACCGACCTGTTCCCGATCCTCGAGCTCGGCACCAGCGCCAAGATGCTGTCGGTCGTGCCGCTCATCAACGGTGGCGGCCTGTTCGAGACCGGCGCCGGTGGTTCCGCTCCCAAGCACGTGCAGCAGCTCGTGGAGGAGAACTACCTCCGCTGGGACTCGCTCGGTGAGTTCCTCGCGCTGGCGGTGAGCCTGGAGCACCTCGCCCAGACCACCGACAACCCGCGCGCCCAGGTGCTGGCCGACACGCTCGACCGCGCGACCGGCACGTTCCTCGACGAGGACCGCTCGCCCGGCCGCAAGCTCGGCACGATCGACAACCGCGGCAGCCACTTCTACCTGGGCCTGTACTGGGCGCAGGAGCTCGCGAAGCAGACCGAGGACACCGAGCTGGCCGAGGCCTTCGGCGCGCTCGCCGGCTCGTTGGCCGAGCAGGAGCAGACGATCGTCGACGAGCTCCTCGCGGTTCAGGGCTCGCCGGCCGAGATCGGCGGCTACTTCCGCCCCGACGCCGAGCTGGCCGCGCAGGTCATGCGTCCGTCCGCCACGCTGAACGAGGCCCTCGCCACGTTGGGCTGA
- a CDS encoding energy-coupling factor transporter transmembrane component T family protein, translated as MSELLGVYRPGTTALHRMPVGPKLAVVAAWSILVVATRGPVTSPTYAVVAIAVAVWSGLALRRTLRTMRGFLVLMALVAAFQTWQRGPEVAAAVVGSLLALFLVGLAFTATTAVDDLLGTIERIASPVRLVGARPERIALAFALVLRALPAVLEVANETRAAAKARGLERSPRALLVPFAIRVVAHAYATGDALAARGLDD; from the coding sequence ATGTCTGAGCTGCTGGGCGTCTACCGCCCCGGCACCACGGCGCTGCACCGAATGCCGGTGGGGCCGAAGCTCGCCGTGGTCGCTGCGTGGTCGATCCTCGTCGTCGCCACCCGCGGACCGGTCACCTCCCCCACGTACGCCGTCGTCGCGATCGCGGTGGCGGTCTGGTCGGGCCTGGCCCTGCGCCGCACCCTCCGCACGATGCGCGGGTTCCTGGTGCTGATGGCGCTGGTGGCGGCGTTCCAGACGTGGCAACGCGGACCTGAGGTCGCGGCCGCGGTCGTCGGCAGCCTGCTCGCACTGTTCCTCGTCGGCCTGGCCTTCACGGCCACGACCGCGGTCGACGACCTGCTCGGCACGATCGAGCGGATCGCGTCGCCCGTACGGCTCGTCGGCGCACGCCCGGAACGGATCGCCCTGGCGTTCGCCCTGGTGCTGCGTGCGCTCCCGGCTGTGCTGGAGGTCGCGAACGAGACCCGCGCAGCGGCCAAGGCCCGCGGACTCGAGAGGAGTCCGCGGGCCTTGCTGGTGCCGTTCGCGATCCGGGTCGTGGCGCACGCCTACGCGACGGGCGACGCCCTGGCCGCCCGCGGCCTCGACGACTGA